From Nerophis ophidion isolate RoL-2023_Sa linkage group LG15, RoL_Noph_v1.0, whole genome shotgun sequence, one genomic window encodes:
- the inhbaa gene encoding LOW QUALITY PROTEIN: inhibin subunit beta Aa (The sequence of the model RefSeq protein was modified relative to this genomic sequence to represent the inferred CDS: inserted 1 base in 1 codon), with amino-acid sequence MSAFPLLGCAVLLLLQSCRSSSDLTPRSLTVYPHRQPDSASGAHCPSCALARMRRSEGGPAAAEDDAAGHGEEEEAQPDVVEAVKRHILNMLHLQDRPNITRPVPRAALLNALRKLHVGRVAEDGSVHIEXGRRRGGGGEAGGAAVQEEEEGEVERRAARMRDDDAQDTTEIITFAEAGDAQDVVTFVLSKDGGGAEGSLVEQANVWLFLRLAKNNRSRAKVAIRLLQHGTGSSSPQDDVLLAEKTVDTRRSGWHTFPVSAAVQALLERADGAELSVRVSCPLCAGVGATPVLVSGGSQREQSHRPFLMAVVRPEDGGDARRRRKRGLECDGKVRVCCKRQFYVNFKDIGWNDWIIAPSGYHANYCEGECPSHMTSITGSALSFHSSVISQYRMRGYSPFQNSRSCCVPTRLRAMSMLYYNAEQKIIKQDIQKMIVDECGCS; translated from the exons ATGTCCGCCTTCCCCCTGCTCGGCTGCGCCGTCCTGCTGCTGCTCCAGAGCTGCCGCTCGTCCTCGGACCTGACGCCGCGCTCCCTGACCGTCTATCCTCATCGGCAGCCCGACTCCGCCTCCGGCGCCCACTGTCCCTCCTGCGCCCTGGCCAGGATGCGCAGGAGCGAGGGGGGTCCGGCGGCGGCGGAGGACGATGCGGCGGGTCACGGGGAAGAAGAGGAGGCGCAGCCGGATGTGGTGGAGGCGGTGAAGAGGCACATCCTCAACATGCTGCACCTCCAGGACCGGCCCAACATCACTCGACCCGTGCCGCGCGCCGCCCTCCTCAACGCCCTGCGCAAGCTGCACGTGGGCCGCGTCGCCGAGGACGGCAGCGTGCACATCG GGGGGAGACGGAGGGGAGGAGGCGGGGAAGCCGGGGGGGCGGCggtgcaggaggaggaggagggggaagTGGAGCGGCGGGCGGCTCGGATGCGAGACGACGACGCGCAAGACACGACGGAGATAATCACCTTTGCCGAGGCTG GTGATGCCCAGGATGTGGTGACATTCGTCCTGTCCAAGGATGGCGGCGGCGCCGAGGGGTCGCTGGTGGAGCAGGCAAACGTCTGGCTCTTCCTGCGATTGGCCAAGAACAACCGCAGCCGCGCCAAGGTCGCCATCCGCCTCCTCCAGCACGGCACGGGATCCTCCTCGCCGCAGGACGACGTCCTCCTGGCGGAGAAAACGGTGGACACTCGACGCAGCGGCTGGCACACCTTCCCGGTGTCGGCGGCGGTCCAGGCGCTGCTGGAGCGTGCAGACGGCGCGGAGTTAAGCGTCAGGGTTTCCTGCCCGCTCTGCGCCGGCGTCGGCGCCACGCCGGTGCTCGTCTCCGGCGGCAGCCAACGGGAACAATCCCACCGGCCCTTCCTGATGGCGGTGGTGCGGCCGGAGGACGGCGGGGACGCGCGGCGGCGCAGGAAGCGCGGACTGGAGTGCGACGGGAAGGTGCGCGTTTGCTGCAAGCGGCAGTTTTACGTCAACTTCAAAGACATCGGCTGGAACGACTGGATCATCGCGCCGAGCGGCTACCACGCCAATTACTGCGAGGGCGAGTGTCCGTCCCACATGACCAGCATCACAGGCTCGGCGCTGTCCTTCCACTCGTCGGTCATCAGCCAGTACCGCATGCGGGGCTACAGCCCCTTCCAGAACTCGCGCTCGTGCTGCGTGCCCACGCGGCTGCGCGCCATGTCCATGCTCTACTACAACGCCGAGCAGAAGATCATCAAGCAGGACATCCAGAAAATGATCGTGGACGAGTGCGGATGCTCCTAG